GTTGTCGCCTCCTCCGAAACCACGTACGGCGTCTGTTTTGCCGACGGGGTGGTCAACCCGAAGGTTCTGCCCGTCGAAGAGGATTATGACGTTGACCCCATGGACAGCTACGGCCTGTCGAAAGTCGTGAATGAACAGACGGCCCGGTCTTTCCAGCGCCGCTCCGGTTTCGACATCTATGCGCTTCGGATCGGCAATGTCATCGAGCCTCACGAATATGACCGCTTCGCCGATTTCTTCAAAAACCCGGCCCAGCGCCGGCGCAATATCTTCTGCTATATCGACGCACGCGATCTCGGCCAGATCGTCGACCTTTGCCTTGAAAAGGACGGGCTCGGCTTTCAGATCTTCAATGCCGGCAACGACACCAACTCCGTCGACATTGCCAACACCGAAATCCTGGAACGCTTTTTCCCGGGCGTGCCGCTCTCAAGAGAGCTCGAAGCCCATGAAGCCCTGTTTTCCAACCGCAAGATCCGGGAGGTCCTGGGCTTCCGGGAAGAACACAACTGGCGCAACTATATCAGCGCCTGAGCAGACTGCCGGGTACGGCAGTCCGGTTCGCCAACCAATCATGCTGTTGGTCTTCAGGGCAATTTACTTCTTATCCGCCACCGACTAGCTTCTGGGAGCAAC
This genomic interval from Labrenzia sp. VG12 contains the following:
- a CDS encoding NAD(P)-dependent oxidoreductase encodes the protein MSTPKRILFTGGSGKAGRHVIPYLLDKGHRVVNVDLTPLDHPGVDNLTADITSSGEMFNVMTSYANFDELEPGTGVPAFDAVVHFAAIPRILIQPDNRTFEVNAVGTYNVIEAAVKLGIRKVVVASSETTYGVCFADGVVNPKVLPVEEDYDVDPMDSYGLSKVVNEQTARSFQRRSGFDIYALRIGNVIEPHEYDRFADFFKNPAQRRRNIFCYIDARDLGQIVDLCLEKDGLGFQIFNAGNDTNSVDIANTEILERFFPGVPLSRELEAHEALFSNRKIREVLGFREEHNWRNYISA